AGAGTCCCAGGAAGGGAGACTCCTTGAAATGGCGCGACTCGTCTTTGGAATGAACCAGTCGTTGGACGGCTACGTCGACCACATGGCGTTTGGGCCAAGCCCCACCCTCTTTCGTCATTTCGTCGAGCAGGTTCGCGGCCTGACTGGCAGCGTGTACGGTCGCCGCATGTACGAGGTGATGCGTTATTGGGATGAGGATCATCCTGAGTGGAACGCGGCGGAGCGTGACTTCGCGACGGCCTGGCGGAACCAACCGAAGTGGGTCGTGTCACGCACGCTGAAGTCCGTCGGCCCCAACGCCACCCTTGTCGCGGACAACGTCGAGGCGAAGATCCGCCAACTGAAGGCGGAGCTTGATGGAGAGATTGACGTTGTAGGCCCCGAGCTGGCGCGAAGCCTGACGGACCTCGGTCTCATTGATGAGTATCGAATCTACCTGCACCCAGTCGTGCTTGGTTCCGGCAAGCCCTTCTTCGCCGGCCCTCGGCCGCGACTCCGCCTTCAGTCCAGCGACCGAATGGACGAGGACGTCATCCGGTTGACGTACGTTCCCGCATAGTCGCGCGACCCTCCTGCTCACCGGCGTCGTGCGTGACCGCCAGGACAGGGTAGGAGTTCGACGGCGGCGCGTGAAAGAGTCCAAGGCGTCATGAGCGCATCGACCACGCGGTAGGTGAGGTGGTCTCGCACGCGGGATGGCAGCGACTCCAGGTAGCGCCGCGTCACCCTGCCGCGTCTTCGCGGCGGTCGCCACGCGCTCGTTGATTTCGGCGCGCGGCGTGCCGACGTCGCGCAGACCCAAGGCCATGTTGTCGGCCGCCGTCATGTGCGGATAGAGGGCGTGGTTCTGGAAGACCACGGCGATGCCGCGCTCACCCGCCGGCGTGTCGTTGACCCGGTGCCCGCCGATGAGGCTTTCCCCGCCGCTCAGCTGCTCCAGGCCGGCGATCATCCGCAGCAGCGTGGACTTGCCGCACCCCGAGGGGCCGACGAAGACGATGAACTCGCGGTGTCCCAGCTCCAGCGAGACGCCATGAATCACCGCCTGGGAGCCATATTGCTTCCGCACATCCCGAAGCATCACATCCGCCAGCGTTCACGTTCCTGGGGACGGCAAATGCCCCGGCGCAGCGTCGGGGCCTCGTGGCCCTCCACCCAACTGACAAGAGGGATTCAGGCCCCCAGGCGCGAGCACGTCACACGACGCTCGCGCCCTCCGCAGCCTGGCACACGTAGCACTGCGGCGTGTTGCCCGTGGCCTGCGTGTACTTCGCGTGGACGCTCCCGACGAACGCGTCGGCCTGCCCGGGGGTGACGAGGGCCACCGCGCAGCCGCCGAAGCCCGCGCCCGTCATCCGGGCGCCGAAGCAGCCCGGCTCCGCCCGCGCCAGCCTGACGATGGTGTCGAGCGCTTCGTTGGTGACCTCGAAGTCGTCGCGCAGGCTGTCATGGCTTTCGCCCATCAACCGGCCCAGCCGCGTGAGGTCCCCGGCGCGCATCGCCTCGGCGGCCTGCACGGTGCGGTCGTTCTCGGTGATGACGTGCCGCGCGCGGCGGCGCACCAGCGGGTCCAGTTCGTGCTCCCGCTTCGCGAAGCTCCCCACGTCCACGTCCCGGAGCGCCTTGACGCCGAAGATGCGCGCGGCGGCCTCGCACTGGCTCCGTCGCTCGTTGTAGGCGGAGTCCACCAGCCCCCGGCGCGTCCCCGTGTCGAGCACGACCACCACGGCGCCCATGGGGAGGGGCACTGCCTGGAGCCCCAGGTCGCGGCAGTCGATGAGCAGCGCGTGGCCGCTGCGTCCGCCCGCGACGATCATCTGGTCCATGATGCCGGAGTTGAGGCCCATCCACTGGTTCTCCACGCGTTGGCCCAGCAGCGCCATGGCGGCGGGCTGCCACGGCAGGCCGCTCACGGTGGCGAAGGCGCGCTGCGTGGCCAGCTCCACGGCGGCGGACGAGGAGAGCCCCGCGCCGCGCGGCACGTCCCCGCCCATCACCCCCTCCCAGCCCTTCAGCGTGTGGCCGGCCTCCTGCAGCGCCCAGGCGCATCCCTTGAGGTACTCGCCCCACTCCGTGCGGGCGCGCGACAGCGACCCGAGCTCGAAGGAGAGGGACGCGCCATAGTCGAGCGAGTGGACGACGACGCGACGGTCCTCGCGCGGGCGCAGCGCGATCCGCACCTCGCGGTCGATGGCGATTGGGAGGACGAAGCCGTCGTTGTAGTCGGTGTGCTCACCGATGAGGTTGACGCGGCCCGGGGCCCGCACGACGGCGGTGGGGGCCGCGCCGAAGCGCGTGTGGAAGTCCTGCTCGACCTGCTCGCGGAGCGTCATCGGGGTGTTCACCAGGGTGGGGACAGCGGGGCTCACGCGCCCGAGACGGAGAAGCGGTAAAGGGTGCGCGAGCGGTACTGCTCGCCGGGGCGCAGGATGGTCGTGGGAAAGGCCGGCTGGTTCGGCGAGTCCGGCAGGTGCTGGGTCTCCAGCGCGAAGCCGAAGCGGCGGTGGTAGACGGCGCCCCCCTTCCCCTTCAGCGTCCCGTCGAGAAGGTTGCCGGAGTAGAACTGCATGCCCGGCTCCGTGGTGTGGACCTCCATCACCCGGCCGGTGGTGGGCTCCAGGACGTGCGCGGCCAGCGTCAGCGCGCCGGGCTGGCCGCCCTTGTCGAGCACCATGCAGTGGTCATAGCCAATCCCATGGCGCAGCTGCTCATCGTCCTGCTGGATGCGCGCGCCAATGGCCGTGGACCGCCGGAAGTCGAACGGCGTGCCCGTGACGTCGCGCAGCTGCCCGAGCGGGATGGACGTCCCGTCCATGGGGACGAAGCGGTCCGCGTTGAACGTGACGACATGGTCCAGGATGTCGCGCCGCCCGTCGCCCGCGAGGTTGAAGTAGCTGTGCTGGGTGAGGTTGACCGGCGTGGGCTGGTCGGTGGTGGCGTGATAGTCGAAGACGAGCGCGTTGTCGGCGGTGAGCGTGTACGTCACCCGTGCCGTCAGCGTCCCCGGGTAGCCCTCCTCGCCATCGGGGCTGACGTAGGTGAGGACGAGGCCCATGCCCTGGTCGTCCTCGAAGGGCGCCGCCGTCCACACCACCTTGTCGAAGCCCTTGAGCCCGCCGTGCAGGTGGTTCACCCCGTTGTTCGTCGCCAGCGTGTACTGCCGGCCGTCGAGCGTGAAGCGGCCCCGGGCGATGCGGTTGCCATAGCGGCCGACGAGCGCGCCGAAGTACGGGGACTCCGCCACGTAGTCCGCCAGCGAGTCGTAGCCCAGCACCACGTCGTCGAAGCGGCCGTCCCGGTCCGGCACGCGCAGGCTGAGGAGGATGCCGCCGTAGTTGGTGACGCGCGCCTCCATCCCCTGCCGGTTGGTGAGGGTGTAGACATCAACGGGCTGTCCGCCCGGGGCCGTACCGAAGGAACTCTGCTCCACGGTGCCTCCTGCGATGAAGATGAAAGTGCGATGCCTACCAGAAGAATGGTCAGCGCTACTGCGCCGACCATGACGGTGGCAACCCCGGCACGCCCGGGCGGCTGCGCATCTTCGATGCGAACGAGCAGACCCTCGCTGGCTACGGGCAGGGCCGCTACGAGTTCAAGGCCGGCTGCGTGCCGGTGGACGGCGTCGACGACGTCCACCTGTCCACCGAACCGGAGCAGGCCCCGCCGTGCACGAAAGTGCACGATGTCCCTGTTCATGTCGCCCGTGCGTCCCATGCCCATGCTTTGGGCACGCTCATGATTCCCGCTCCCCTGCCCCCAGACCTCGAGTCGCGCCGCGCCCAGATGTTCCCCGTCCTGGATGCCAGGGACCAAGAGCACATGCTCCGCTTCGGTGAGGTCCGGCACGTCCGTGATGGGGAGTGCCTCGTGGCAGCCGGGCAACCGAGCCCAGGGATGTTCGTGGTCATCCGGGGCCGCGTCGCCATCTCCCGGCGCGATGGGTTGGGGCACTCGCTGCTCATCGTGGAGGAGGGCCCGGGGCAATTCCTGGGTGAGGTGGCCCAGCTCTCCGGCCGGCCCTCGCTCGTCGACGCTCACGCGGTGGGCGAGGTGGAGGTGCTGGTCATCCCCCCGCACCGGCTGCGCGCGCTGATGGTGGCGGAGGCGAACCTCGGCGAGCGCATCATGCGCGCCCTCATCCTGCGCCGCATGGGCCTACTGCAGACAGGTGCCGGTGGCCCTGTCCTGGTGGGCCCTCCCGAAAGCGCGGGCAGGGTCCGCCTGGAGGGCTTTCTCTCGCGCAACGGCCACCCGTACCTCGCGCTGGACCCGGAGAAGGGGGGCGAGGCGGTTTCGCTGATCGAGCGCTACGCGCCACGCGTGGAGGAGTTTCCGCTCGTGGTGTGCCCCGATGGCTCGGTCTTGAAGAACCCCTCGGAGAGCACCCTTGCCCGGGCGCTCGGCCTGCTCCCGGAGGGAGCCTTCGAGACTCACTATGACGTCGCCGTGGTGGGGGCGGGTCCCGCGGGGCTCGCCACCTCCGTGTTCGCGGCCTCCGAGGGGCTGCGGGTGCTCGTCCTGGATCAGCGGGCTTTCGGAGGGCAGGCGGGCGCCAGCTCGCGCATCGAGAACTATCTGGGGTTCCCCACGGGCATCACCGGTCAGGCGCTCACCGCGCGCGCCTATGTGCAGGCGCAGAAGTTCGGCGTGGAGATGGCCATCCCGGCGGAGGTCGCCTCCCTGCGCTGCGCGGACCCTGATGCGCCGCTCGCGCTCGAGCTGACCGACGGGCGCAAGGTGCGCGCGCGGACCGTGGTGGTGGCCAGCGGCGCGCGCTACCGCCGCCCCGCGCTCGCGGACCTCGCCCGGTTCGAAGGCCGTGGGGTCTTCTACTGGGCCAGCCCCATCGAGGCGCGCATGTGCGACGGCGAGGAGGTCGTGCTCGTCGGCGGTGGCAACTCCGCGGGCCAGGCGGCCGTGTTCCTCGCGAGCCACGCGCGTCGGGTTCGCGTGCTCGTGCGGGGCCCGCAGCTCGCCGCGAGCATGTCCAGCTACCTCGTCGAGCGCCTGACCGCGTCCCCTCGC
This region of Corallococcus soli genomic DNA includes:
- a CDS encoding dihydrofolate reductase family protein, which codes for MAFGPSPTLFRHFVEQVRGLTGSVYGRRMYEVMRYWDEDHPEWNAAERDFATAWRNQPKWVVSRTLKSVGPNATLVADNVEAKIRQLKAELDGEIDVVGPELARSLTDLGLIDEYRIYLHPVVLGSGKPFFAGPRPRLRLQSSDRMDEDVIRLTYVPA
- the galK gene encoding galactokinase, which translates into the protein MTLREQVEQDFHTRFGAAPTAVVRAPGRVNLIGEHTDYNDGFVLPIAIDREVRIALRPREDRRVVVHSLDYGASLSFELGSLSRARTEWGEYLKGCAWALQEAGHTLKGWEGVMGGDVPRGAGLSSSAAVELATQRAFATVSGLPWQPAAMALLGQRVENQWMGLNSGIMDQMIVAGGRSGHALLIDCRDLGLQAVPLPMGAVVVVLDTGTRRGLVDSAYNERRSQCEAAARIFGVKALRDVDVGSFAKREHELDPLVRRRARHVITENDRTVQAAEAMRAGDLTRLGRLMGESHDSLRDDFEVTNEALDTIVRLARAEPGCFGARMTGAGFGGCAVALVTPGQADAFVGSVHAKYTQATGNTPQCYVCQAAEGASVV
- a CDS encoding aldose epimerase family protein, with translation MEQSSFGTAPGGQPVDVYTLTNRQGMEARVTNYGGILLSLRVPDRDGRFDDVVLGYDSLADYVAESPYFGALVGRYGNRIARGRFTLDGRQYTLATNNGVNHLHGGLKGFDKVVWTAAPFEDDQGMGLVLTYVSPDGEEGYPGTLTARVTYTLTADNALVFDYHATTDQPTPVNLTQHSYFNLAGDGRRDILDHVVTFNADRFVPMDGTSIPLGQLRDVTGTPFDFRRSTAIGARIQQDDEQLRHGIGYDHCMVLDKGGQPGALTLAAHVLEPTTGRVMEVHTTEPGMQFYSGNLLDGTLKGKGGAVYHRRFGFALETQHLPDSPNQPAFPTTILRPGEQYRSRTLYRFSVSGA
- a CDS encoding FAD-dependent oxidoreductase — encoded protein: MFVVIRGRVAISRRDGLGHSLLIVEEGPGQFLGEVAQLSGRPSLVDAHAVGEVEVLVIPPHRLRALMVAEANLGERIMRALILRRMGLLQTGAGGPVLVGPPESAGRVRLEGFLSRNGHPYLALDPEKGGEAVSLIERYAPRVEEFPLVVCPDGSVLKNPSESTLARALGLLPEGAFETHYDVAVVGAGPAGLATSVFAASEGLRVLVLDQRAFGGQAGASSRIENYLGFPTGITGQALTARAYVQAQKFGVEMAIPAEVASLRCADPDAPLALELTDGRKVRARTVVVASGARYRRPALADLARFEGRGVFYWASPIEARMCDGEEVVLVGGGNSAGQAAVFLASHARRVRVLVRGPQLAASMSSYLVERLTASPRIELLLETEVVALAGSDERGLRSVRWRHLPSGREEEHEVRHLFLFVGADPATDWLAGCGVALDAKGFVRTGVAPGEQPLRAEAWAATGRAPFPLETTLPGVFAIGDARSDSVKRVGAAIGEGSAVVSQLHACLASAAASESRRASTQGPPDALR